The window TTGGACAAAAAGGGTCGCGAAAAGCTGACCATCATGGTCATTCCTCACACGGATCGAAAAACAATTAACTTTGTTATCTCATACAAAGCCATATCCATCTTCATTGGGATCATGGTTGTTCTCCTTGTGATTAGCGCTGTGAATGTTTTATCTCATAGTGGATCCATCCACCAACTCACAGAACTCAATCTCACAAACAAAGACTTTATCCGACAATCATCAAAAATGAAAGAAGAGGTAAATTCTCTTCACGAAACCATCCAATACTATTACGAACGAATTTCCAATCTTTACATCAAATTAGGTGGTGATCCATCGCGCGTATCGAAAGGGATGGGTGGACAAGCAGGCCAGTTCCTTGCCCTACAAGGTACACCACAGACTGACATTACTGATGAATCCTTCCGCATCAAAGAAGACATTCACAATTTAAAACTGTCTTCAGAACTTTCAGAAGAGATCATCAAACTCATCAAAAAAAGAAAGAGCATCATTAAAAACACACCTTCGATTTGGCCAACCAAAGGGTATGTGTTATTCCCTTTTGGAAAGTACATCTCACCCATCACTGGAAAAGAAGAAATCAATCGTGGATTGGACATTGGTTCCTTTCCAGGCGCGGAAGTCATTGCAACAGCACCGGGACTTGTGTTTGATACAGGTTACTCACCAGCAACTGGTTACTATGTAAAAATATCTCACAGATTTGGATGGAAAACGATCTACTCTAATTTGGATCGAATCCGTGTGAAGAAAAATGAAAAACTTTCCAAGGGCGACATTCTTGGTTACGTTGGAAAATCACCTGAAAATCCGATTTACCACCTCCATTATGAAGTACATGTTGGTACTCAGGCGTTGAATCCGTTTTCGTTTCTCAACCAAATCCAAGAATAATGTCGAATCCATCTACAGAAGAAGAATTTTTAGTTAATAGCATCATCGGAGAAGGGGCTGAGTTCACAGGCGAATTTAAGTTCCCTGGCCTCATTCGTATCGATGGAAAATTCCGTGGAGTCCTCGAAACCACAGGAAAGGTTCTTATTGGAAAATCAGGAATCGTCGATACAGATATCAAAGCGCGTGTGGTAGTTGCCGGCGGAGAAATCCGAGGTAATATTTATGCAACAGAACGTGTGACTCTACTTTCAAGCTGCAGACTCGAGGGTGACATTGTTACCCCACGACTCATCGTGGAAGAAGGTGTTGTGTTCCACGGAAAATGTACAATTAACCCCACTCGTCATTAGGCGGGTTTATGATCATCCAAAACAACAACCCTAAGTCTGTATCCACTCAGGCTAAAAAAGGATCCAAAGACAAACTATCTGCTTCCTTTGGACCCGTTGACGAATCCAAACAAAGTTTTTTGGATATATTGGAATCAATCGTTCCGGCAGGAAAAGAAGAAACGAGAGAACTGAATGAACTTTGGAAAGATTTACCTGATCTTGAAAAAGAATTAATCAAAGATCCCAATCATAAAAACCTCGATTTGTATAAAAAACACATCAAACAAATTGCAGAGCTCATTTTAAAAAAAAACTATAAAGTGATGCAAGCCCCACAACGAGGCCGAAATGACCAAAAAGATGTTCGGTATGTAAAGGTAGTAGATGAAAAATTGGATTTATTGGCGAAAACAATGTTTTCACCGAATAACAGTGCCTTTGTTATTTTGAAACAATTAGATGAAATAAGGGGTCTACTGATTGATCTAAAAGGATAATTCTTTGCAAACACCTGACCGACCTAAGTCAAAAAATCTTCGTGTTCTTTCCAAAACTTTTTCTTATCTCAAACCATACCGATTGCAAATGGTATTATCCTCATTTGCATTATTGTTCACAGCTGGTGTCACATTAGGACTTGGACAAGGTTTACGCCATTTGGTGGATGCTGGCTTTTCCGCAAAGTCCAAACAGGAATTAGGTTATGCTCTGGTGTTTATCATATTTGTGGGGATACTACTCGCCATTGGAACTTACATTCGCCATTACACTGTCTCGTGGATTGGAGAACGTGTTGCCTCTGATATCAGA of the Leptospira biflexa serovar Patoc strain 'Patoc 1 (Paris)' genome contains:
- a CDS encoding M23 family metallopeptidase — protein: MEVKQRLHLIFYRLRYKVQEWKLKLSQRYEDLDKKGREKLTIMVIPHTDRKTINFVISYKAISIFIGIMVVLLVISAVNVLSHSGSIHQLTELNLTNKDFIRQSSKMKEEVNSLHETIQYYYERISNLYIKLGGDPSRVSKGMGGQAGQFLALQGTPQTDITDESFRIKEDIHNLKLSSELSEEIIKLIKKRKSIIKNTPSIWPTKGYVLFPFGKYISPITGKEEINRGLDIGSFPGAEVIATAPGLVFDTGYSPATGYYVKISHRFGWKTIYSNLDRIRVKKNEKLSKGDILGYVGKSPENPIYHLHYEVHVGTQALNPFSFLNQIQE
- a CDS encoding bactofilin family protein, with the translated sequence MSNPSTEEEFLVNSIIGEGAEFTGEFKFPGLIRIDGKFRGVLETTGKVLIGKSGIVDTDIKARVVVAGGEIRGNIYATERVTLLSSCRLEGDIVTPRLIVEEGVVFHGKCTINPTRH
- a CDS encoding YaaR family protein codes for the protein MIIQNNNPKSVSTQAKKGSKDKLSASFGPVDESKQSFLDILESIVPAGKEETRELNELWKDLPDLEKELIKDPNHKNLDLYKKHIKQIAELILKKNYKVMQAPQRGRNDQKDVRYVKVVDEKLDLLAKTMFSPNNSAFVILKQLDEIRGLLIDLKG